In the Candidatus Omnitrophota bacterium genome, one interval contains:
- the dcd gene encoding dCTP deaminase has translation MSILTKNEILDEMKQGNIKIEPFNEDQMGPGSVDLRLGNEFLVFKKVRDIVDITEDVSHEDYTEKVFVKTGDRIILMPGDTILGITVERITLSDNISGWLEGRSRFARMGLLVHISASFIQPGIDNKQCLEITNFSSMPLALHPGTKICQFIFQKLRGKAKYSGRFANQDEKNF, from the coding sequence ATGAGTATACTGACAAAAAACGAGATCCTGGACGAGATGAAGCAGGGGAACATAAAAATTGAGCCTTTCAACGAGGACCAGATGGGGCCGGGCTCGGTTGACCTGCGGCTGGGAAATGAATTTCTCGTTTTCAAAAAAGTCCGCGACATCGTTGATATAACGGAGGATGTCTCTCACGAGGATTATACCGAAAAAGTGTTCGTCAAGACCGGCGACAGGATAATACTCATGCCGGGCGATACGATCCTCGGCATAACGGTTGAGAGGATAACGCTGTCGGATAACATAAGCGGCTGGCTGGAAGGCCGCAGCCGTTTCGCGAGGATGGGACTGCTGGTTCACATATCCGCGAGCTTCATACAGCCCGGCATTGACAACAAGCAGTGCCTGGAGATAACGAATTTCTCATCAATGCCGCTGGCGCTTCACCCGGGAACAAAGATCTGCCAGTTTATTTTTCAGAAACTGCGGGGTAAAGCCAAATACTCCGGCCGTTTCGCCAATCAGGACGAAAAGAACTTCTAA